Proteins from a single region of Carassius carassius chromosome 25, fCarCar2.1, whole genome shotgun sequence:
- the LOC132104542 gene encoding nuclear receptor subfamily 1 group D member 2-like codes for MDSTKAAGGVIAYISSSSSAYSPDSESCHSDSSNSSYQSCSPPHAGQGPQGEALAGTPQSRGGKARSPSTTRSGITKINGLVLLCKVCGDVASGFHYGVHACEGCKGFFRRSIQQNIQYKKCLKNESCPIMRINRNRCQQCRFKKCLLVGMSRDAVRFGRIPKREKQRMLLEMQNAMNNMMNNSHGNQSLSDQTSATDAASEHSGSGPSSRSPSTSPRSNRSESSPDPELLSAMDTSQSSVSSSATDSGEEEVIGTVTRAHQETFMYNQEQASVPSEGPNNYSHCSEKTQEVWNQQNNASSESQQKPSSASAPRGPEDSGCPFRLPNSSSAGPSLQNLSLRAHNVNETQVNGSCSVPTFARVNRMHLVCPMNTSPYVDPQKSGHSIWEEFSMSFTPAVREVMEFAKRIPGFKDLSQHDQVSLLKAGTFEVLVVRFTSLFNVKECTVTFLSGRKYSVEALRSMGAGDLLNSMFDFTEKLQALNLSEEEMSLFTAVVLVSADRSGLENVNSVEALQETLIRALRSLITKNHPNEIAIFTKLLLKLPDLRSLNNMHSEQLLAFKVHP; via the exons ATGGACTCCACAAAGGCTG CAGGTGGAGTAATAGCTTACATTAGCTCCTCGAGCTCGGCCTACAGTCCCGACTCCGAGTCGTGCCACAGCGACTCCTCCAACAGCAGCTATCAGTCCTGCTCTCCGCCCCACGCGGGGCAGGGCCCCCAGGGCGAGGCTCTCGCTGGGACCCCTCAGTCCCGTGGAGGGAAGGCACGATCGCCCTCCACCACCAGAAGTGGCATTACAA AGATTAACGGGCTGGTGCTGCTATGTAAAGTGTGTGGAGATGTGGCGTCAGGATTTCACTACGGTGTTCACGCCTGTGAGGGATGTAAG GGTTTCTTCAGGAGGAGCATTCAGCAGAACATTCAGTATAAGAAGTGCCTTAAGAACGAAAGCTGTCCCATCATGCGCATCAACAGGAACCGATGCCAGCAGTGCCGCTTTAAGAAGTGTCTGCTCGTGGGCATGTCCAGAGACG CTGTGCGTTTCGGCCGGATTCCCAAACGAGAGAAGCAGCGCATGCTGCTCGAGATGCAGAACGCCATGAACAACATGATGAACAACAGCCACGGCAACCAGTCGCTGAGCGACCAGACGTCAGCCACCGATGCAGCTTCAGAGCACAGCGGCTCAGGCCCTTCCTCCCGCTccccctccacctcccccaggaGCAACCGATCCGAATCCAGCCCTGACCCCGAGCTGCTGAGCGCCATGGATACAAGCCAGAGCTCAGTCTCTTCCAGTGCCACTGACAGCGGGGAGGAGGAGGTCATCGGCACAGTGACTAGAGCGCACCAGGAGACCTTCATGTACAATCAGGAGCAGGCCAGTGTGCCTTCAGAGGGCCCCAACAACTACAGCCATTGCTCAGAGAAGACTCAGGAGGTCTGGAACCAGCAGAACAATGCCTCCTCAGAGAGCCAACAGAAGCCTTCATCAGCCAGTGCTCCACGGGGGCCTGAAGACTCAGGCTGTCCTTTCAGACTGCCCAACAGCAGCTCCGCTGGACCGTCTCTGCAGAACCTCTCTCTGCGAGCTCATAATGTCAATGAGACCCAAGTCAATGGCAGCTGTAGTGTCCCAACATTTGCAAGGGTTAACAGGATGCACCTG GTTTGCCCCATGAACACATCGCCCTATGTGGATCCTCAGAAGTCGGGTCACAGTATTTGGGAGGAGTTCTCCATGAGCTTCACCCCAGCCGTCAGAGAGGTAATGGAATTTGCAAAGCGCATCCCAGGATTCAAAGACCTGTCCCAACATGACCAGGTCAGCCTGCTGAAGGCCGGCACCTTTGAG GTGCTGGTGGTGCGCTTTACATCCCTGTTCAATGTGAAGGAGTGCACAGTTACATTCCTGAGCGGCCGGAAGTACAGCGTGGAGGCGCTGCGCTCGATGGGTGCTGGAGATCTCCTCAACTCAATGTTTGACTTCACCGAGAAGCTGCAAGCTCTGAACCTCAGCGAGGAGGAGATGAGCCTCTTCACAGCCGTAGTGCTGGTGTCTGCAG ACCGCTCCGGTCTCGAGAACGTCAACTCGGTCGAGGCCCTTCAGGAAACTCTGATTCGAGCTCTGCGCAGCTTGATCACCAAGAACCACCCCAACGAGATCGCCATCTTCACTAAACTGCTCCTCAAACTGCCGGACCTGCGCTCACTCAACAACATGCACTCTGAGCAGCTCTTGGCCTTCAAGGTCCACCCCTGA